The genomic window TCGGAGCGAGCGTTGACCAGCCTCGATCCGATCTTCGAATCCTTCGACCACGCCGGGACCAGCCCCCACTTGACGGTCCGCAGTTGTCGTTCGGGGTCCGCGTTCGGCTCGTCCCGCGGTGCCCGCTCGAGCACGACGCGCACCTGCTGGGTGGGGGCGACGTTGTACGACGGCGACAGTTCGGCGCCGACCGATTCGGTTGCATCGAACAGTGAGCGCAGGTCCTCGTCGCTCGTGGTGCTCGCATACCGTCCACACACGATCGGGTCTCCCGTCGTCGCAGGTACACCTCGCACGATAGTCGCGGCCGCCGACACCTGCGGCAGTGCGCTGGGGCACGAACCTGAGAAGGCCCTGGGCGGCTGCACCCGGTCGGTGCACACCTACATGCTCGGCGCGACACGGCTGGGCTCGACAGCGATCATCGTGCGAAACACCCTGGAACCGGTCCCCGGGTGGCTACGCTGCGACCCATGCGCAGATCGAGGATCTTGGCGGCAGTGGGGGCGTTTTCGACTTTGGTGGCGGTGTGGGGTGGTGCGGTCACACCTCCCGTACTCGCGGGTGCCGCTCCGGTGCAGCCGGCTGTCGACGACTTCTATCGTGCACCGGACGGATTCGAGTCGACGGCTCCCGGAACCATCCTCCGCGACCGGCCCGTGCAACTGGCGTCGTACTCGGCGTTGCCGTTCAACGCGCAGGCATGGCAACTTCTCTACCGGACAACGGATCTCGCGGGCAGCCCCATGGCGAGCGTGACCACCGTGATACTGCCTGCCGGCGCACCGCCCGCCGGTGGACGCCCGTTGCTGTCGTATCAGATGGCAACGGACAGTATCGATCCCGGCTGTGCGGCCTCGGTCGCCATGCAGCCCGGATCCGGACTCGAGGCGTTCACCACTCAGGGACAGATGACCTTCGTCGGTCAGGCTCTCCAACGAGGCTGGGCGGTCTCGGTTCCCGATCACGAAGGTCCCGCACCGCGTGTGGGCACTCCACGAGAGCCCGGTTATGTAGCGCTCGACGGCATCCGGGCCGCGGAGCAGTTCGCTCCGCTCGGACTCTCCGGGGCACAGACTCCGGTCGGACTGTGGGGCTACTCGGGCGGCGGGCTCGCGTCCGCATGGGCTGCGCAGGTGCAGCCGACATACGCGCCGGAGCTGAACGTACGAGGATTCGCTCTGGGCTCGCCGTCGCCGGATCCTGCAGCGGTCGTCCATCGTCTCAATGGAACGCCCTGGGCTGGACTGCAGACAATGGTCCTCGCATCGACACGGGAGATCTTCCCCGACGCAGCACGTGAGATCGATGCACGCCTCACTCCGGAGGGCCGCGCGGCGTTGGCCGCTCCAGCTGATCAGTGCCTGGCGTCGACGATTGCCACCAACCTCTTTCGCGACAACACCGGCTACTGGACGGTCCCGTTGACGGAACTGTTGCAGGTGCCGGCGATTGCCGCCGCCGTCGCGGAGACCACACTCGGCGGCACTGCACCCACGGCACCCGTATATCTGTACAGCGGCGTGAACGACGAGATCGTTCCGATCGCCACCGTCGATCAGCTGGCCGACACCTACTGCGCGGGCGGCACTCCGCTCACCTACCGCCGAGACGAGATCAGCCTGCACGCCACGCTCATCGTGACCGGCGCCGCGGACGCGTTGAACTGGCTGGGCGACAGGATCGGTGGCGTACCGAGCGCGCCGGGTTGCAACACGCAAACCCTGACCTCGACCCTGCAAGCGCCCGGCGCCCTGGAGACCTACGTGTCGACCACCCTGGGAATGGGTGACATCCTGATGGGCCGACCGATCGGACCCCGGTAGATCGTCGGGTCACCTGACTCTCCCGGTTCGGGCTCTTCCGAACTCCCGCGATACCGGGGAGTCGTCGAGAACGCTGCGGCGACCAGTGGCTTCCGGTCGTACGCACTGCGAGAAAGAGAAAGCCGTACCGCAACGCCCCAGGTAGCCTGAACCTACGACAGCAGACCCGAGTTGCCCGGCAACGACCTCGAGGACAGTGCGATGCGGAGTCCACAACAGCTCATCGGCGCCGCTGTTCTGACGGTCGGCGTGGCAGTCGGTCTCGTGACGGTGCCGAACGCCCAGGCCTCGGCTGCGCCCACGGTGAACACCTTTCAGATACCGCTCGTGGTGAACACCGGCATCTGGGCGTGCAGTGGGATCCACACGTTCTGCTCCTACACTCCGGTCGCGATCACCGGAGAGACACCTGGGCTCGTCACCTTTCGGGTCGTGCCACCCGGTGAGAGGCTTCCCCCCGCGTTGAGCTGGTGGAATATCCGGGTGCACTGGTGGAACGCCGGGACCGGCGCATCGGGAGTACTGGACATCCCCGCCGACGGTTCGGCGAGCGTCTTCACAGGGGCCGGGTTCGTAACCGCATCCATGACGGCGCGCGACCAGGCCGTCGCCGGCACGGGCGTCTTCCTCGTGCCCTGAGTCCGCTGGCAGACTGGGACCGTGACTTCGCGGTACCAGCAGATGGCGCACTGGGGCATGTTCGAGGTCGAGGCATCCGACGGTGACGTCACCGCGGTCCATCCGTATGCGGGCGATGAGGACCCGTCACCGATCCTGGGGAACCTGCCCGGATCAGTACGGTCCCGCACCCGTATCACCGGCCCGGCCGTGCGTTGCGGCTGGCTCGAGAACGGTCCCGGCCCGTCGGACGCCCGGGGCGCCGACGAGTTCGTGCCCGTGTCGTGGAACGAACTGCACGACCTGCTCGCACGCGAATTGCGGCGTGTCGTCGACGAGCACGGCAACCGGGCGATCTTCGGCGGCTCCTACGGATGGGCCAGCGCCGGGCGATTCCATCACGCGCAGAGCCAGATCCACCGGTTCCTCAACCTGCTCGGCGGCTACACCGGCTCGGTGCAGAACTATTCGATCGGCGCGACCGGTGTGATCATGCCGCACGTCGTCGGCGCCCACTGGAAACTGTTCGCCCGCGCCACCGACTGGACCGTTATCGCCGAGAACACCGATCTGATGGTGTGTTTCGGCGGTATCCCGGTCAAGAACACCGCCGTCGCATCCGGTGGCACCAGCGCCCATCCCACCCGTGGTGCACTCGACCGGCTTCGTGCCCGCGGCGGGCGGCTGGTGTCGATCAGCCCGCTGCGCGACGACCTGCACGGTGAGTACGAGTGGCTCGCCCCGGTTCCCGGGACCGATGTCGCGATCATGCTCGCCCTCGCGCATGTCCTCGCGTCGGAAGGGTTGCACGACAAGGGTTTCCTCGCTCGCTACTGCGTCGGCTACGAGCGGTTCGAGAACTATCTGTTCGGTGGCGACGACGGGATCGCGAAGACCCCGGGGTGGGCGTCGGCGCTGTCCGGGATACCGGCCGAGACGATCGTGGCTTTGGCGCGGCGGATGGCTGCCGGCCGCACGATGGTCACCGTCACGTGGTCGCTGCAACGCGTCCGGCACGGCGAACAGGCGCCGTGGGCGGGCATCACCCTCGCTGCGATGCTCGGGCAGATCGGTGTTCCCGGAGGCGGATTCGGCCACGGTTACGGCTCGATGAACGAGCCCGGCCTCGGACCGGTGCCGTATCCGCTGCCCACTCTGTTCCAGGGCAGCAACCCGGTGCCCGATTTCATCCCGGCCGCGGCGATCTCGGATCTGCTGCTGCGTCCGGGGGAGGAGTTCGACTACGACGGCCGACGCCACACCTACCCCGACATCCGGCTCGTGTACTGGGCGGGCGGAAATCCGTTCCATCACCACCAGGACCTCGGCCGGCTGCGACGCGCGCTGGCCCGACCCGACACGATCGTCGTGCACGATCCTTACTGGACGCCGATGGCCCGCCACGCCGACATCGTCGTCCCGTCCACCACGTCCCTCGAACGTGACGACCTGGCGTGCAGCCGCAACGATCCGCTGCTCGTCGCGATGACGCAGGCGGTGCCCCGGTACGCGGGTGCCCGCGACGACTACGACACGTTCGCCGCGCTCGCGTACCGGCTCGGGTTCGGGGAGCGGTTCACCGAGGGCCGCACCGCGGGGCAGTGGATCGAGCACCTGTACGAGCAGTGGCGTGGCTTCGTCCTCGCCGACCCGCAGCATCTCGAGGCGCCGACGTACGCCGAGTTCCGGCGGCGCGGGCACGTGCGGATGCGCACCGAGGACCGGCTCACCCTGTTCGCTGACTTCCGCGACGATCCGGTGGGCAGTCCGCTGCGCACCCCGAGTGGACGCATCGAGATCTTCTCCGCGACCGTCGAGGGTTTCGGTTACGACGACTGCCGGGGTCATCCACGCTGGTACGAGCCCGACGAATGGCTCGGCGGCGAGCGGGCGTCCCGGTTCCCGCTGCATCTGATCGCGAACCAGCCGAAGACTCGGCTGCACGGTCAGCTCGACCACGGTGCGGTGAGCCGGGCGTCGAAGATCCGGGGGCGTGAACCGGTCCGCATGCATCCCGCGGACGCCGCCGCCCGCGGTATCGGGGCCGGGGACGTGGTGCGGGTGTTCAACGACCGCGGCGCCTGCCTGGCCGGGGCCGTCCTCGACGACGGGGTCCGGTGCTCGGTGGTGCAACTGGCCACCGGCGCCTGGTACGACCCGCTCGACCCCGCAGATCCGGATTCGATGTGTGTGCACGGCAATCCGAACGTGCTTACCGCCGACGTCGGCAGTTCCGGGCTGTCCCACGGCTGCACCGGACAGCACGTCCTCGTGCAGATCGAACGGTTCGACGGGGATCTGCCGCCGATCCGGGTGTTCGAGCCACCGATCTAACTTGTTCTATTTGAACTAGAACAATAGGGTGGGTGTGTGCTCATCCGAATCGATCCGTCGTCCGCGGTTCCGCTGTACGAACAGTTCGCCGCGTCGGTGCGCGGCGCGATCGCCGACGGCTCCGTTGCGGCAGGGCAGCGCCTGCCGTCGGCCCGAGACCTGGCCGCTTCCCTGGACGTCAACGTGCACACCGTGCTCCGCGGCTATCAGGAGTTGCGCGACGAGGGGCTGATCGAACTGCGTCGCGGTCGCGGCGCCGTCGTGATGGGGGACGCGTCCGCTCGCGGTCGTGTGCTCGCGGCCGTCCGCGAGGCCGCGGCGGAGGCGCGCCGATACGGCATGAGCACGGCCGACCTGCTCGACCTGGTGAAGAAGGAGATGACATGACCGATTCGGTTGTGGTGCAGAAGGTGTCGTGGGTCCGAAGCGGTGTGGCGGCGGTGTCGCTGCCGGTTGTCGCGGCGGTGATCGGTGTCGTCGTCCTCGGCGCGTGGTCGGCAGAACTCCCCGACCCGGTGGCGGTCCACTTCGGGTCCGGCGGTGTCGCCGACGGATTCACCGGGGCCGGCTCCGTCCGGTGGTGGCCGCTGTTCGGGCCGCTGTTCGCGCTGCTGCTCGCCGGCGTGATCGCGGTATGCACCCGCAGGGACGTACGGGCCGGGCGGTTCGGGGCGGCGGTGGCGTCGGGCACCGGGACAGCGCTCGCGGCGTTGCCGGTCGTGCTGCTCGCCCCGCAGCGAGGCCTCGCGGACGCCGCCGACGCGAGCATCGGTCTCCAGTGGGCCCTCGTGGCCGTCGTGCTCGGGATCGCTGCGGGGTGCGCCGCCCTCCCGATGGTCGGGCGGGTCATGCCGGTGCGGGCTGCGGCGCCGCCGCCGGCGAACGCATCACGCCTGGATATCGCGGACACCGAGGCCGTCGTGTGGACCGGGTCGGCGGCGCTGCCGCGCTGGGCCGCGATCGGCCTCGCAGCGCTGCCGATGGTTCTCGCGCTGGCGGTGTCGCGGACGGTGGGCCCGGAACTGCTCGTCACCGGAGTGGTCGGGGCACTGCTCCTCGGCGTCACGCTGGCACCGGTCCACGTCGTCGTCGACGGCCGTGGACTCGAGACCCGTTACGTGCTCACCGGCGGCCGACGACGCATCCCGCTCGACGAGATCGCCCGTGCCGACGCCGTGAAGATCGGGCTGATCAACCGGTACGGCGGCATCGGCTACCGGGTCGGCCCCGACGGTGTCGGACTGCTCGTCCGCCC from Prescottella sp. R16 includes these protein-coding regions:
- a CDS encoding lipase family protein, giving the protein MRRSRILAAVGAFSTLVAVWGGAVTPPVLAGAAPVQPAVDDFYRAPDGFESTAPGTILRDRPVQLASYSALPFNAQAWQLLYRTTDLAGSPMASVTTVILPAGAPPAGGRPLLSYQMATDSIDPGCAASVAMQPGSGLEAFTTQGQMTFVGQALQRGWAVSVPDHEGPAPRVGTPREPGYVALDGIRAAEQFAPLGLSGAQTPVGLWGYSGGGLASAWAAQVQPTYAPELNVRGFALGSPSPDPAAVVHRLNGTPWAGLQTMVLASTREIFPDAAREIDARLTPEGRAALAAPADQCLASTIATNLFRDNTGYWTVPLTELLQVPAIAAAVAETTLGGTAPTAPVYLYSGVNDEIVPIATVDQLADTYCAGGTPLTYRRDEISLHATLIVTGAADALNWLGDRIGGVPSAPGCNTQTLTSTLQAPGALETYVSTTLGMGDILMGRPIGPR
- a CDS encoding molybdopterin-dependent oxidoreductase, with amino-acid sequence MAHWGMFEVEASDGDVTAVHPYAGDEDPSPILGNLPGSVRSRTRITGPAVRCGWLENGPGPSDARGADEFVPVSWNELHDLLARELRRVVDEHGNRAIFGGSYGWASAGRFHHAQSQIHRFLNLLGGYTGSVQNYSIGATGVIMPHVVGAHWKLFARATDWTVIAENTDLMVCFGGIPVKNTAVASGGTSAHPTRGALDRLRARGGRLVSISPLRDDLHGEYEWLAPVPGTDVAIMLALAHVLASEGLHDKGFLARYCVGYERFENYLFGGDDGIAKTPGWASALSGIPAETIVALARRMAAGRTMVTVTWSLQRVRHGEQAPWAGITLAAMLGQIGVPGGGFGHGYGSMNEPGLGPVPYPLPTLFQGSNPVPDFIPAAAISDLLLRPGEEFDYDGRRHTYPDIRLVYWAGGNPFHHHQDLGRLRRALARPDTIVVHDPYWTPMARHADIVVPSTTSLERDDLACSRNDPLLVAMTQAVPRYAGARDDYDTFAALAYRLGFGERFTEGRTAGQWIEHLYEQWRGFVLADPQHLEAPTYAEFRRRGHVRMRTEDRLTLFADFRDDPVGSPLRTPSGRIEIFSATVEGFGYDDCRGHPRWYEPDEWLGGERASRFPLHLIANQPKTRLHGQLDHGAVSRASKIRGREPVRMHPADAAARGIGAGDVVRVFNDRGACLAGAVLDDGVRCSVVQLATGAWYDPLDPADPDSMCVHGNPNVLTADVGSSGLSHGCTGQHVLVQIERFDGDLPPIRVFEPPI
- a CDS encoding GntR family transcriptional regulator, producing the protein MLIRIDPSSAVPLYEQFAASVRGAIADGSVAAGQRLPSARDLAASLDVNVHTVLRGYQELRDEGLIELRRGRGAVVMGDASARGRVLAAVREAAAEARRYGMSTADLLDLVKKEMT
- a CDS encoding DUF1648 domain-containing protein, coding for MTDSVVVQKVSWVRSGVAAVSLPVVAAVIGVVVLGAWSAELPDPVAVHFGSGGVADGFTGAGSVRWWPLFGPLFALLLAGVIAVCTRRDVRAGRFGAAVASGTGTALAALPVVLLAPQRGLADAADASIGLQWALVAVVLGIAAGCAALPMVGRVMPVRAAAPPPANASRLDIADTEAVVWTGSAALPRWAAIGLAALPMVLALAVSRTVGPELLVTGVVGALLLGVTLAPVHVVVDGRGLETRYVLTGGRRRIPLDEIARADAVKIGLINRYGGIGYRVGPDGVGLLVRPGAALRITRGDGSKFTVTVDDADQAAAVLNSLAARGRIAR